The Chryseobacterium sp. 52 genome includes a region encoding these proteins:
- a CDS encoding outer membrane beta-barrel family protein: MKTQILIAVLFFSGLVAAQQTKDTLKVKNIEAVNIKKQVFKKQSDRFIYDVASSPIAKGTNTFNLLKQTPMISSIDGKSLKIMGKSDVVVYINNKKTNMDAEALIEMLKGTPSEDIQKIEVITTPGSEFQVESNEGVINIVMKKNKNEGYNGTLKMNNEQAYYNNPSAGASFNFRKNKWSLNSNFNTGSWTDRERYTLSNGDSTFRNESLGYNADPNKNVGGSVNIDYEINKKHSLGFTYNMRYNKSFNSILDVTNWEDGALINRTVNNEDAQTRNHSFNLNYEIKTDSLGSKLTSNVSYLWFNRDKMSTNESFPLNNDPKNKYSALQQSVPQIINNYAANIDYLKKTAKGNTWLMGMSYNHTNTDNDTRQDKIENNSIINDVNQTNHFIYKERILGAYITYERKLSETFSGKVGARYEMTRSSGEILGKTSFDRNYNNLLPYLNLNYAINADHNLSYSFSSRIRRPRFWELNPSRTYFTPNNYTQNNPFVLASKFYNQEISYMYKNAFFANLSFNYVKDASNQIPLQGSVTGLQNDENGNPVMVTTKFLRYIRTNYGDNKQFGLTLGMNKSWFKEIWTTNYSVNLGYNIYKGKVLEDPTSVPVAGQTEVVDPYVINFKNFNISGNINNNIRLSSKKDWFLGVNYYYGSKVKIESGTLGVRQSFDVSLKKIMGDWTFVAEVYDVFNQNYNSIKGIQPNGSYNNVVNFEYPRLLNIGVTYNFGNQKLKKAREMKSANDAIKSRT, encoded by the coding sequence ATGAAAACTCAGATTCTAATTGCCGTCTTATTCTTCAGTGGACTGGTAGCTGCCCAGCAGACAAAAGATACTCTGAAAGTGAAAAATATTGAAGCTGTGAATATCAAGAAACAAGTTTTCAAAAAACAAAGTGACCGATTTATTTATGATGTAGCTTCATCCCCTATTGCAAAGGGAACCAATACGTTCAATCTTTTGAAACAGACTCCGATGATCTCCAGCATAGACGGAAAATCATTGAAGATCATGGGAAAATCTGATGTGGTAGTCTATATCAACAATAAAAAAACGAATATGGATGCTGAGGCACTGATAGAAATGCTGAAAGGAACTCCATCTGAAGATATCCAGAAAATTGAGGTGATTACGACTCCCGGAAGTGAATTCCAGGTAGAATCCAATGAAGGAGTCATTAATATTGTCATGAAAAAGAATAAAAATGAAGGCTACAACGGAACGCTTAAAATGAATAATGAGCAGGCTTACTACAATAATCCTTCCGCAGGAGCTTCATTTAACTTCAGAAAAAATAAATGGTCTCTGAACTCCAATTTCAATACAGGAAGCTGGACAGACCGAGAAAGATATACTCTATCTAACGGAGATTCTACTTTCAGAAATGAATCTTTAGGGTACAATGCCGATCCTAATAAGAATGTGGGAGGAAGCGTGAATATTGATTATGAGATCAATAAGAAACACAGTTTAGGCTTTACCTATAATATGAGGTATAACAAAAGCTTTAACTCTATCCTTGATGTAACGAACTGGGAGGATGGTGCTCTTATCAACAGAACTGTAAACAATGAGGATGCACAGACAAGAAACCACTCTTTCAATTTGAATTATGAAATAAAAACGGACTCTCTTGGAAGCAAACTTACGTCTAACGTTTCTTATCTATGGTTCAACAGGGATAAAATGAGTACTAATGAAAGTTTCCCATTAAACAATGATCCTAAAAATAAATACAGTGCTTTGCAGCAGTCAGTGCCTCAGATTATTAATAATTACGCAGCGAATATTGATTACCTAAAGAAAACGGCTAAAGGCAACACATGGCTGATGGGAATGAGCTACAACCATACCAATACGGACAATGATACAAGACAGGATAAGATTGAAAACAATAGTATCATCAATGACGTTAACCAGACCAATCACTTCATTTATAAAGAAAGAATCCTGGGTGCGTATATTACGTATGAAAGAAAACTGAGTGAAACATTTTCAGGAAAAGTAGGAGCCCGTTATGAGATGACAAGAAGCAGTGGGGAAATTCTGGGGAAAACAAGTTTTGACAGAAATTACAACAACTTGCTCCCTTATCTTAATTTGAATTATGCCATCAATGCAGATCATAATTTGAGCTACAGTTTCTCCAGCAGAATCAGAAGACCAAGATTCTGGGAGCTTAATCCTTCGAGAACTTATTTCACTCCAAACAATTATACACAGAATAACCCGTTTGTACTGGCTTCTAAATTTTACAATCAGGAAATCAGCTATATGTATAAAAATGCATTTTTTGCAAATCTGAGTTTCAACTATGTAAAAGATGCTTCAAACCAGATACCGCTTCAGGGAAGTGTAACGGGGCTTCAAAATGATGAAAATGGAAATCCTGTAATGGTTACCACAAAATTCCTGAGATACATCAGAACGAATTATGGAGACAACAAACAGTTCGGTCTGACCCTGGGAATGAACAAATCATGGTTCAAAGAAATCTGGACCACCAATTATTCTGTGAATTTAGGATACAATATATATAAAGGAAAGGTATTGGAAGATCCTACCTCAGTCCCTGTTGCCGGACAGACAGAAGTTGTTGACCCTTATGTAATCAATTTCAAGAACTTCAACATCTCCGGTAATATCAACAACAACATTCGTCTTTCTTCCAAAAAGGACTGGTTCTTAGGAGTCAATTATTATTACGGCAGCAAAGTAAAAATCGAAAGCGGAACATTAGGGGTAAGACAGAGTTTTGATGTGAGCTTAAAGAAAATCATGGGCGACTGGACTTTTGTAGCAGAGGTGTATGATGTATTCAACCAAAATTATAACAGTATTAAAGGGATACAGCCTAACGGAAGTTACAATAACGTTGTCAATTTCGAATATCCAAGACTCTTGAACATTGGGGTTACCTACAACTTTGGAAATCAAAAACTGAAAAAGGCAAGGGAAATGAAATCTGCCAATGATGCTATCAAGTCAAGAACTTAA
- a CDS encoding TonB-dependent receptor domain-containing protein: MKKIIILAAAISGSVVFAQEQKPDTTKTKSIEGITITKQVFKKQSDRFVYDVAASPVAKGNTTFDLLKQTPLLSSTDDKTLKIAGKNNALIYINGRKTNMDAESLVQLLKSTPAENIQKIEVITVPGSEYQVESSDGIINIVMKKKMSDGLSGNMRMSNMQNKYNGSSASLSLNYRKDKLGISGNIFAGENIQAQSYVLRNGTNLISNESVGDINDPNKNLGGYLNIDYQLTDKSNLALTWNSWANKSNDSTIDLLNTLTSYNASGSLLSTEKNKSENREDAHYYNNSVNLNYELKTDSLGSKLNVNVAYLNYRRSQFSDNRTLVRGKSSDTYSQLRQKITQDIPQIINNFSGTVDYIKKFKNDFTASIGGNYNKTKTDNDTKNYTYFYNTDGNQTGIKQDFNHFIYDENIYGVYLTLEKKFSDKLSGKVGARYEITKSLGTTDNAQSTENQQFQKIDRNYNNFLPYLSFNYAINDKNNISYAFSSRMRRPSFWELNPVKNILTQDNYTQNNPFVKASSTYTQELTYMLKSSYFLILNHSYYKDIITQVPLQRQIIRDNVAYRQLAYIRTNFGDKQEMSAMLGMQKTFFKQYLTMNFNIGVQHNINNGTLNTDPTTGEVFDTYINKTKSTSMVIQTNNTIRLDKKKTWFLGVNYFYVDKQQMELGMLKNLMSLDLSIKKNWNDWTFSLNVNDILKTNIVEIEDTQSSGNYNYIRNDQYRRGMTFSMTYNFGNQKVKKVRDIEGASDAIKSRTR, encoded by the coding sequence ATGAAAAAGATAATCATATTAGCAGCAGCTATATCAGGCAGCGTAGTTTTTGCTCAGGAACAAAAACCGGACACTACAAAAACGAAGTCTATAGAAGGAATCACCATTACGAAACAGGTCTTTAAAAAGCAGAGCGACCGCTTTGTCTATGATGTGGCAGCATCTCCGGTAGCTAAAGGAAATACTACTTTTGATCTTTTAAAACAGACTCCGCTACTTTCATCCACAGATGATAAAACATTAAAAATTGCAGGAAAAAACAATGCTCTGATCTATATTAACGGCAGAAAAACCAATATGGATGCAGAATCTCTGGTTCAGCTCCTAAAAAGTACCCCAGCGGAAAACATCCAGAAAATTGAAGTGATCACCGTTCCGGGCAGTGAATACCAGGTAGAATCTTCAGACGGAATCATCAATATCGTGATGAAGAAAAAAATGAGCGACGGACTGAGCGGAAATATGAGAATGAGCAATATGCAGAATAAGTATAACGGTTCCAGTGCCTCGCTTTCTCTCAACTACAGAAAGGATAAACTGGGAATCAGCGGTAATATTTTTGCAGGAGAAAACATCCAGGCGCAATCCTATGTTTTAAGAAACGGTACCAATCTGATCTCTAATGAATCTGTTGGTGACATTAATGATCCGAATAAAAATCTTGGAGGATACCTCAACATCGATTATCAACTAACGGATAAGAGTAATTTAGCTTTAACGTGGAATTCATGGGCCAATAAAAGCAATGATTCAACGATAGACCTGCTCAATACACTAACAAGTTACAATGCGAGCGGAAGCTTACTATCAACTGAGAAAAACAAATCTGAAAATAGAGAAGATGCTCATTATTATAACAATTCAGTGAATCTAAATTATGAATTAAAAACAGATTCTTTAGGAAGTAAACTTAATGTGAATGTGGCTTACTTAAATTACAGAAGATCTCAGTTTTCCGATAACAGAACTTTAGTTCGGGGAAAATCATCTGATACGTATTCTCAATTAAGACAGAAAATTACTCAGGATATTCCTCAGATCATTAATAACTTTTCCGGGACCGTAGATTATATTAAGAAGTTTAAAAATGATTTCACTGCCTCTATCGGTGGAAATTACAACAAAACAAAAACAGATAACGATACCAAGAATTATACATACTTCTATAATACAGACGGTAATCAGACAGGGATCAAGCAGGATTTTAATCACTTTATTTATGATGAAAATATTTACGGGGTTTATTTAACCCTTGAAAAGAAGTTTTCTGATAAACTTTCAGGAAAAGTAGGGGCAAGGTATGAAATCACAAAAAGCTTAGGAACCACAGACAATGCTCAAAGCACTGAAAATCAGCAATTCCAAAAGATAGATAGAAATTACAACAACTTTTTACCTTATCTGAGCTTTAATTATGCAATTAATGATAAAAATAACATCTCATATGCCTTTTCGAGCAGAATGCGAAGACCAAGCTTCTGGGAACTGAATCCGGTAAAAAATATTCTTACCCAGGATAATTACACTCAGAACAACCCTTTTGTAAAAGCATCTTCTACCTACACTCAGGAATTGACCTATATGCTTAAAAGCTCCTATTTTTTAATTTTAAATCATTCATATTATAAAGATATCATTACTCAGGTTCCTTTACAGAGACAAATTATAAGAGATAATGTTGCCTACAGACAATTGGCTTACATCAGAACCAATTTTGGAGACAAGCAGGAAATGTCTGCTATGCTTGGAATGCAGAAAACATTTTTCAAACAATATTTAACGATGAACTTCAATATTGGTGTTCAGCACAATATCAATAACGGAACATTAAATACAGATCCAACTACAGGGGAAGTTTTTGACACTTATATTAATAAGACAAAGTCTACCAGTATGGTGATTCAGACTAACAACACCATCCGTCTGGATAAAAAGAAAACCTGGTTTCTGGGCGTCAACTATTTCTATGTTGATAAGCAACAGATGGAACTGGGAATGCTTAAAAATCTGATGAGTCTGGATTTAAGCATCAAAAAAAACTGGAACGACTGGACTTTCTCTCTTAATGTCAATGATATCCTGAAAACAAATATTGTAGAGATCGAGGACACTCAGTCATCAGGAAATTACAATTACATCAGAAACGATCAGTACAGAAGGGGTATGACTTTCAGCATGACTTATAACTTCGGAAACCAGAAAGTGAAAAAAGTAAGAGACATTGAAGGGGCATCAGATGCCATTAAAAGCAGAACAAGATAA